Proteins co-encoded in one Anser cygnoides isolate HZ-2024a breed goose unplaced genomic scaffold, Taihu_goose_T2T_genome scaffold_43_1, whole genome shotgun sequence genomic window:
- the LOC125181673 gene encoding copper chaperone for superoxide dismutase, with amino-acid sequence MAVPGPRGPSCRLEFTVQMSCESCAEAVREALRGAPGVRLLELRLEAQTVLVEAELAAERVRELLEASGRRAVLKGMGGAEDASLGAAVAALSGPGGVRGLVRFLQVSPQRCLVDGAIDGLQPGPHGLHVHEFGDLSRSCDSCGDHFNPDGECHGGPEDEHRHAGDLGNVWADADGRAAFRMEDSRLKVWDIIGRSVVVDAGEDDLGRGSHPLSRVTGNSGPRLACGVVARAAGLFQNPKRVCSCDGLTLWDERDRAAAGPPPAPAPHL; translated from the exons ATGGCGGTGCCGGGGCCCCGCGGGCCCAGCTGCAGG CTGGAGTTCACCGTGCAGATGAGCTGCGAGAGCTGCGCCGAGGCCGTGCGGGAggcgctgcggggagccccAG GCGTGCGGCTGCTGGAGCTGCGCCTGGAGGCGCAGACGGTGCTGGTGGAGGCCGAGCTGGCGGCCGAGCGTGTGCGGGAGCTGCTGGAAGCCTCGGGGCGCCGCGCGGTGCTGAAAGGCATGGGGGGCGCCGAGGACG CCAGCCTGGGCGCGGCGGTGGCCGCTCTGTCCGGCCCCGGCGGGGTGCGGGGCCTGGTGCGGTTCCTGCAGGTGTCCCCGCAGCGGTGCCTGGTGGACGGGGCCATCGACGGGCTGCAGCCGGGCCCCCACGGGCTGCACGTGCACGAGTTCGGGGACTTGTCCCGCTCCTGCGACAG CTGCGGGGACCATTTCAACCCTGACGGGGAGTGCCACGGGGGACCCGAGGACGAGCACCGG CACGCTGGGGACCTGGGGAACGTCTGGGCGGACGCCGACGGCCGGGCCGCCTTCCGCATGGAGGACTCGCGCCTGAAG GTCTGGGACATCATCGGGCGCTCGGTGGTGGTGGACGCGGGCGAGGACGACCTGGGCCGCGGCTCCCACCCGCTGTCACGGGTGACGGGGAACTCGGGGCCGAG gcTGGCCTGCGGCGTGGTGGCGCGGGCGGCCGGGCTCTTCCAGAACCCCAAGCGCGTCTGCAGCTGCGACGGCCTCACGCTGTGGGACGAGCGGGAccgagccgccgccgggccgcccccggcccccgccccgcacctGTAG
- the LOC136789303 gene encoding putative nuclease HARBI1: MSDSVLLLRRVRERSGEAAAAAASGGASSSPGPAPRRKRGRRRRFYPEHRVYRARSSFLDLSEEQVLRRYRLDKAAIAGLCRELGADLESLTGRSHALPVAVKVTSALTFLASGSFQTATRDSTGISQSAMSNCLAQFLEALQRRAARYIAFPAPGRPAPPAGTGAFPGVLGLLGSMHVALRAPSENEVAFRNARNFHSMNMQVVCDAAGAITNVVAKFPGSCPNAAVLENSALARLLEGARPEGAWLLGDRSYPLKTWLMTPILFPCGAAEERYNALHHQALAALRQTRALLKRRFRCLDAAGGCLQYAPQKVCQIFLACCVLHNIALRRRMPLEPPEGPEPDPEPELPLQAPHVQISSEARAVRARIVQQVKDSMG; encoded by the exons ATGTCGGACTCGGTGCTGCTCCTGCGCCGGGTGCGTGAGCGCagcggcgaggcggcggcggcggcggcatcCGGGGGGGCCTCCTcgtcccccggccccgccccgcggcgcaagcgcggccgccgccgccgcttctACCCCGAGCACCGCGTGTACCGGGCGCGCAGCTCCTTCCTGGACCTGAGCGAGGAGCAGGTGCTGCGGCGCTACCGCCTCGACAAGGCCGCCATCGCCGGGCTGTGCCGCGAGCTGGGCGCCGACCTGGAGAGCCTGACGGGGCGCAGCCACGCGCTGCCGGTGGCCGTCAAGGTGACGTCGGCGCTCACCTTCCTGGCGTCGGGCTCCTTCCAGACGGCCACGCGCGACTCCACCGGCATCAGCCAGTCGGCCATGTCCAACTGCCTGGCGCAGTTCCTGGAGGCGCTGcagcggcgggcggcgcgcTACATCGCCttccccgcgcccggccgccccgcgccgcccgcggGCACCGGCGCCTTCCCcggcgtgctggggctgctgggcagcaTGCACGTGGCGCTGCGGGCGCCGTCGGAGAACGAGGTGGCCTTCCGCAACGCCCGCAACTTCCACTCCATGAACATGCAGGTGGTGTGCGACGCCGCCGGCGCCATCACCAACGTGGTGGCCAAGTTCCCCGGCTCCTGCCCCAACGCCGCCGTGCTGGAGAATTCGGCGCTGGCGCGGCTGCTCGAGGGGGCGCGGCCCGAGGGAGCCTGGCTGCTGG gCGACCGCAGCTACCCGCTGAAGACGTGGCTGATGACGCCCATCCTCTTCCCGTGCGGCGCGGCGGAGGAGCGCTACAACGCGCTGCACCACCAGGCGCTGGCCGCCCTGCGCCAGACCCGCGCCCTCCTCAAGCGCCGCTTCCGCTGCCTGGACGCGGCGGGCGGCTGCCTGCAGTACGCCCCGCAGAAGGTCTGCCAGATCTTCCTGGCCTGCTGCGTCCTCCACAACATCGCCCTGCGCCGCCGCATGCCCCTCGAGCCCCCCGAGGGCCCCGAGCCCGACCCCGAGCCCGAGCTGCCGCTGCAGGCGCCCCACGTGCAGATCTCCAGCGAGGCCCGGGCCGTGCGCGCCCGCATCGTGCAGCAGGTGAAGGACAGCatgggctga
- the LOC125181674 gene encoding LOW QUALITY PROTEIN: RNA-binding protein 14 (The sequence of the model RefSeq protein was modified relative to this genomic sequence to represent the inferred CDS: deleted 1 base in 1 codon) produces the protein MRSARSPLPLSSEVRPPFCEAAASRFPLPSAAAAAMRPGIKLFVGNVPEEATAEELSELFAGVAGPVLGIALMKQFAFVHLRDEAAAARAIAQLNGHQLHGRRIVVEPSRPRPTNTCKIFVGNVSAACTSGELRSLFQQYGTVVECDVVKDYAFVHMENEADAKVAIENLNGKEVKGRRVNVELSTNVQKKGMGPAVQAGVVVDKNKRIGLEYREKFQPKIEGFEQRRVADAAFPSAAAGYAAASSSSLYDYQQRFGTGAASKYDGFDPQPRPSSPAYFGRDRSPLRRSPTRAGSYSAVTLPMTAQPAAYRAQPSASLGATYRAQPSASLGMAYRPQPTTGQAAAYRAQPSASLGGAYRSQAAAVSLGASGAQPGANSLASYGAQPAASYGAQPAASQLSGYSVQSTALASSYGAQAASGYSAAYGAQAAAAYGTQPAAGPTVSYGAQAVATHVASYGVQAAAGHAASYGAQPIDGHAASYGAQAGAVLSVSYSAQAVAAHATSYGAQPMASHAAYGAQPVAGHSASYGAQPVAALSASYGAQPAAGHSASYGAQPAANLPASYGSQSAAALSATYGAPAGSSLAASYGSQAAASYKAQASAPLTAAYRAQASNSMAASYPAQQASSASLAAAYRAQPGSAYDGPSQLGQQAASYLGLSQATAVAPPYERTRLSPPRSAGYDDPYKKSSALAKRYNSDRRLSDLSDYRRLADSPLAYRRSPTKSPMDYRRLPEAHADYARYSGGYGDYLPPARVHSGYQRRL, from the exons ATGCGCAGTGCGCGTTCGCCTCTCCCCCTCAGCTCTGAGGtgcggccgccattttgtgaggCCGCCGCG TCCCGCTTCCCGCTaccctccgccgccgccgccgccatgcgTCCCGGCATAAAGCTCTTCGTGGGCAACGTGCCCGAGGAGGCGACGGCGGAGGAGCTGAGCGAGCTGTTCGCCGGCGTCGCCGGGCCTGTGCTCGGCATCGCCCTCATGAAGCAGTTCGCCTTCGTGCACCTCCGCgacgaggcggcggcggcccgcgCCATCGCGCAGCTCAACGGCCACCAGCTGCACGGCCGCCGCATCGTGGTGGAGCCCTCGCGGCCGCGGCCCACCAACACCTGCAAGATCTTTGTCGGCAACGTCTCGGCCGCCTGCACCAGCGGCGAGCTCCGCTCGCTCTTCCAGCAGTACGGCACCGTCGTCGAGTGCGACGTGGTCAAAG ACTATGCATTTGTTCACATGGAGAACGAAGCAGATGCAAAAGTTGCCATCGAAAATCTTAATGGGAAGGAggtgaaaggaagaagagtCAATGTGGAGCTCTCGACCAATGTGCAGAAAAAGGGCATGGGCCCGGCCGTGCAGGCCGGCGTCGTGGTGGACAAGAACAAGCGGATAGGCCTGGAGTACAGGGAGAAGTTCCAGCCCAAGATCGAGGGCTTCGAGCAGCGGAGGGTCGCGGACGCCGCCTTCCCCTCGGCCGCCGCCGGCtacgccgccgcctcctcctcctccctgtaCGATTACCAGCAGCGCTTCGGCACCGGCGCCGCCAGCAAGTACGACGGCTTCGACCCGCAGCCGCGGCCCTCCTCCCCCGCCTACTTCGGGCGGGACCGCAGCCCCCTCCGGCGCTCCCCGACCAGAGCCGGCAGCTACTCGGCGGTGACGCTCCCCATGACGGCGCAGCCGGCCGCCTACCGCGCCCAGCCCTCGGCCTCGCTGGGGGCCACCTACCGCGCCCAGCCCTCGGCCTCGCTGGGCATGGCCTACCGCCCGCAGCCCACCACGGGCCAGGCGGCCGCGTACCGCGCCCAGCCCTCGGCCTCGCTGGGCGGCGCCTACCGCTCCCAGGCCGCCGCCGTCTCCCTGGGCGCCTCGGGCGCGCAGCCCGGCGCCAACTCCCTGGCCTCCTACGGCGCGCAGCCCGCCGCCTCCTACGGCGCGCAGCCCGCCGCTTCCCAGCTCTCCGGCTACAGCGTCCAGTCCACGGCCCTGGCCTCCTCCTACGGGGCGCAGGCCGCCTCCGGCTACTCGGCCGCCTACGGCGCCCAGGCTGCCGCCGCCTACGGCACCCAGCCTGCCGCCGGCCCCACGGTTTCCTACGGCGCCCAGGCCGTGGCCACGCACGTAGCCTCCTATGGCGTGCAGGCCGCCGCCGGCCACGCCGCCTCCTACGGCGCGCAGCCCATAGACGGCCACGCCGCCTCCTACGGCGCCCAGGCCGGCGCCGTGCTCTCGGTCTCCTACAGCGCCCAGGCCGTGGCCGCGCACGCCACATCCTACGGCGCCCAGCCCATGGCCAGCCACGCCGCCTACGGCGCGCAGCCGGTGGCCGGCCACTCGGCCTCCTACGGCGCGCAGCCGGTGGCCGCGCTCTCGGCCTCCTACGGCGCCCAGCCCGCTGCCGGCCACTCGGCCTCCTACGGCGCCCAGCCCGCCGCCAACCTGCCCGCCTCCTACGGCAGCCAGTCCGCCGCCGCGCTCTCCGCCACCTACGGCGCCCCGGCGGGCTCCTCGCTGGCCGCCTCCTACGGCAGCCAGGCTGCCGCCTCCTACAAGGCGCAGGCCTCCGCCCCGCTGACGGCGGCCTACCGAGCCCAGGCCTCCAACTCGATGGCGGCCTCCTACCCGGCGCAGCAGGCCTCCTCCGCGTCGCTGGCGGCCGCCTACAGAGCCCAGCCGGGCAGCGCCTACGACGGGCCGAgccagctggggcagcaggcGGCCTCCTACTTGGGCCTGTCGCAGGCCACCGCCGTCGCACCGCCCTACGAGCGCACCCGCCTCTCACCGCCTCGCAGCGCCGGCTATGACGATCCGTACAAAAAGTCCTCCGCTCTGGCAAAAAG
- the LOC136789301 gene encoding coiled-coil domain-containing protein 87-like: MEPPPPRRSLAAPVLEEKLAADLRELRAIAGADLRAVPCLLPLARLPPRAPRAPRPPPPATDPHPGTAAAPRARSLPAWTEQRHRVEKPGVPPPPRPRSLPALPTPAAPPRATAAALDLHRLTQRVASDRHQLPPLLAALTRRPRDAARLRWLRGHQTQRPGPPPAPIPALGVSLLRRPELAESAVGLRVQPPLCPGPAEVAAEAEAEAVRGGELRALYERLAAALPGERLRFEHEPLVEPAADDTELGPGGHHWTRAAARSAPAARRREPQSASLLQDYLRYLAGTGSDFLHAIFNLGGGEEEEEEEPVKAPRATAEPRQPAAVTAVTPAALQQLQRRLRQLWAALLVPGREQLATATKYAGGAALARLPAALELWEEAANLIQQREQLLAWLEGLEARASDPNRFFRRAPKAFAARAGEARARGRLRAAVARCEGPLRAALRRLREEFGDVVTLRGRPYEEKMRRDGVEMLYRLQQGRRAGALGAMLRHGGPETSPGGTDGT, translated from the coding sequence ATggagcccccgccgccccggcgcAGCCTCGCCGCCCCCGTGCTCGAGGAGAAGCTGGCGGCCGACCTGCGGGAGCTGCGAGCCATCGCCGGCGCCGACCTCCGCGCCgtcccctgcctgctgcccctcgcccggctgccccccagggcgccccgcgccccccgcccgccacCCCCGGCCACCGACCCCCATCCCGGCACCGCCGCGGCGCCCAGAGCCCGCTCGCTGCCGGCGTGGACGGAGCAACGGCACCGGGTGGAGAAGCCGGGggtcccgccgccgccgcggccccgctccctgccggCGCTGCCgacccccgctgcccccccccgcgccaCCGCCGCGGCGCTGGATCTGCACCGGCTGACGCAGAGGGTGGCGAGCGACAGGCACCAGCTGCCACCGCTGCTGGCGGCGCTCACCCGCCGCCCCCGGGACGCCGCACGGCTGCGGTGGCTGCGGGGCCACCAAACGCAGcggccggggcccccccccgcgccaATCCCGGCCCTCGGCGTCAGCCTCCTGCGGCGGCCGGAGCTGGCGGAGAGCGCGGTGGGGCTGCGGGTGCAGCCGCCGCTGTGCCCCGGGCCCGCGGAGGTCGCGGCGGAGGCCGAGGCCGAGGCCGTGcgcggcggggagctgcgggcGCTCTACGAGCggctggcggcggcgctgcccggcgAGCGGCTGCGCTTCGAGCACGAGCCCCTGGTGGAGCCGGCTGCCGACGACACCGAGCTCGGCCCCGGGGGTCACCATTGGACCCGCGCCGCGGCACGCAGCgccccggcggcgcggcggcgggagcCCCAAAGCGCCTCGCTGCTGCAGGACTACCTGCGGTACCTCGCGGGCACCGGCTCTGACTTCCTCCACGCCATCTTCAACCTCGGTGgcggtgaggaagaggaggaggaggagccggTGAAGGCCCCACGGGCGACGGcggagccgcggcagccggcaGCGGTGACGGCGGTGACACCGGCGGCGCTGCAGCAGCTTCAGCGGCGCCTCCGCCAGCTCTGGGCCGCGCTGCTCGTCCCCGGCCGCGAGCAGCTGGCCACGGCCACCAAATACGCCGGCGGTGCGGCCCTGgcgcggctgccggcggcgcTGGAGCTGTGGGAGGAGGCCGCCAACCTCATCCAGCAGCGGGAGCAGCTCCTGGCgtggctggaggggctggaggcgCGCGCCTCCGACCCCAACCGCTTCTTCCGCAGGGCCCCCAAGGCCTTCGCGGCGCGTGCCGGCGAGGCGCGGGCCCGCGGGCGGCTGCGTGCCGCCGTGGCGCGCTGCGAGGGGCCGCTCCGCGCCGCCCTGAGGCGCCTGCGGGAGGAATTCGGGGACGTGGTGACGCTGCGGGGACGCCCCTACGAGGAGAAGATGCGCCGGGACGGGGTGGAGATGCTctacaggctgcagcagggccgcCGCGCCGGCGCTCTGGGGGCGATGCTGCGGCATGGGGGCCCCGAAACGTCCCCGGGGGGCACAGATGGGACGTGA